From the genome of Vicia villosa cultivar HV-30 ecotype Madison, WI linkage group LG2, Vvil1.0, whole genome shotgun sequence, one region includes:
- the LOC131648576 gene encoding uncharacterized protein LOC131648576, producing the protein MRLIRELFDFSGAEAITYVPLVEDVVVDRLVWREEKDGHYSVRSGYRIWKSSKKPPSQENIEVNWNGLWSIIAPPRAKHLLWRICSGCLPSRVRLRQHHVPCPIMCQFCGEEEEDDWHVFFGCLETIECWRTAGLHDTIAPFLHHCNDIRSLILNLCNREDRKAAGRFVMMIELLWHNRNDFIWNNEKEEVSRLGTTNRGWCIRDNLGNFVKASVAWDVGSFYILEAEALALKEAIQSALTLHIDIVIFEGDSLQVVQAIHSNTIGGSEFTFIIRSIKSLLCNFTNFEVKFIKRQANMVVHCLTKAANSWPRRSHVNSIPRCIDSILMNERS; encoded by the exons ATGAGGTTGATTAGAGAGTTGTTTGATTTTTCAGGAGCAGAAGCTATTACTTATGTCCCGTTAGTGGAGGATGTTGTTGTTGACCGTTTGGTATGGAGGGAAGAGAAAGATGGGCATTATAGTGTTCGTTCTGGTTATCGCATCTGGAAAAGTAGTAAGAAGCCTCCTAGCCAGGAGAATATTGAGGTTAATTGGAATGGTTTGTGGTCTATCATTGCTCCCCCACGTGCGAAACACCTTCTATGGCGGATTTGCTCGGGTTGTTTGCCTTCCCGGGTCCGACTACGACAACACCATGTCCCTTGTCCTATTATGTGTCAATTTTgtggggaggaggaggaggatgattGGCATGTGTTTTTTGGATGTCTTGAGACTATCGAGTGTTGGAGAACAGCAGGTTTGCATGACACTATAGCACCCTTCCTTCATCATTGTAATGACATTCGATCTCTTATTCTAAACTTGTGTAATAGGGAGGATAGGAAGGCAGCGGGACGCTTTGTTATGATGATTGAGTTATTGTGGCATAACAGGAATGACTTTATTTGGAATAATGAGAAGGAGGAAGTGTCAAGGCTTG GAACTACTAATAGAGGTTGGTGTATCCGAGATAACTTGGGGAATTTTGTTAAAGCAAGTGTAGCTTGGGATGTTGGATCGTTTTATATCCTTGAAGCAGAAGCGTTGGCCTTAAAGGAAGCTATCCAAAGTGCTTTAACCCTTCATATTGACATTGTTATCTTCGAAGGTGATTCTCTTCAAGTTGTCCAAGCTATTCATTCTAATACCATCGGTGGTTCTGAATTTACTTTTATTATTCGCTCTATTAAATCTTTACTTTGTAATTTCACGAACTTTGAGGTTAAGTTCATtaagcgtcaagcgaatatggttgtcCATTGTCTTacaaaggcggccaattcttggcctCGACGCAGTCATGTTAACAGTATTCCTCGTTGTATTGACTCTATCCTTATGAATGAAAGAAGTTAA